From Bacteroidota bacterium, the proteins below share one genomic window:
- a CDS encoding helix-turn-helix transcriptional regulator, with amino-acid sequence MPDFVYDHKVYYNPVEFALLFIGGTWKMPILWRLNQATMRYGELKKALPHITHKMLSSQLRELEQHGLVARKVYAQVPPKVEYSITAKGKRTIPLITAIRKYGLEMMKEKGIDTSKDGASGKKKNRKG; translated from the coding sequence ATGCCCGATTTCGTTTACGACCACAAAGTCTATTACAACCCGGTGGAATTCGCCTTGCTCTTCATCGGTGGCACCTGGAAGATGCCGATCCTCTGGCGCCTGAACCAGGCGACGATGCGTTACGGCGAACTGAAAAAAGCGCTGCCCCACATCACCCACAAGATGTTGTCGTCGCAACTGCGCGAACTCGAACAGCATGGACTGGTCGCTCGAAAAGTCTATGCCCAGGTACCCCCGAAAGTCGAGTACAGCATCACCGCCAAGGGCAAGCGTACGATCCCCCTGATCACGGCGATCCGTAAGTATGGGCTGGAGATGATGAAGGAGAAGGGTATTGATACTTCGAAGGATGGCGCTTCCGGCAAAAAGAAAAATCGGAAGGGTTGA
- a CDS encoding tetratricopeptide repeat protein encodes MKKLRLLLLLLVLVHVGSSAQEVIPPDSLETLLARTRHDTSRCALLLRMIEDEPDDRIWMEYNERLEAISLRNLNSTGLDSSLRRKYNGYLSNAFNNSAYFLDSHGQTYEAIELYRKALALCTSTNDKSAAGITCNNLAYAYRTIGQLDSAIHFYQQSISFLEDAADQSSAAQSRINLGNVFKDQGKIQLASEYYYSALKEYEQVKDIEGQAQVFANLGLLYQDQGDLDKALEFELKSLALCRQVDNKTGIGHTLLTLGYMYLQREDTVKGVGYSKLSLEQFRAINDQSGMAAALVNLAFICRLTGKLDEAERYSRQAMSIHQLLNEKDGLSQDYYNLCAIYVMQKDFPKAISFGRDALRLSQELGYPQNIRNSAQSLVSAYKGAGMYPQAFDMLYLYTRMNDSINNRELRKNLIRRQLQYDYDRKALADSIRNVAERQLVTERLRKERAQRLALWGGLIMTLVFGGFIYNRFLVTRRQKIQISQEKQRSDELLLNILPEEVAEELKTKGSADARLFDDVTVMFTDFKNFTLISERLSPTELVNEIHTCFKAFDQIISKHNIEKIKTIGDAYMCAGGLPIANKTNAMDVVNAALEIQKFMAELSSERKAAGREVFEIRIGIHTGPVVAGIVGVKKFAYDIWGDTVNIAARMESSGEVGKVNISENTYALVRHRFKCIHRGMIEAKHKGQINMYFVEE; translated from the coding sequence ATGAAAAAGCTCCGATTGCTATTGTTGCTCCTCGTGCTGGTTCATGTAGGTTCATCCGCACAGGAGGTGATTCCCCCCGATTCGCTGGAAACGCTTTTGGCCCGGACCAGGCACGACACGTCACGTTGCGCCCTACTATTAAGGATGATCGAAGATGAACCCGATGATCGAATCTGGATGGAGTACAACGAACGACTGGAAGCCATCTCCCTTCGTAATCTCAATTCGACGGGTCTGGATAGTAGCCTTCGAAGAAAATACAATGGCTATCTCTCGAATGCCTTCAACAATTCGGCCTATTTTCTGGATTCCCATGGGCAGACATATGAAGCCATCGAATTATACCGGAAAGCATTAGCGCTATGTACTTCAACGAACGATAAAAGTGCAGCCGGCATCACGTGTAACAACCTTGCCTACGCATATAGAACAATAGGTCAGCTCGATAGCGCGATCCACTTCTATCAACAGAGTATTTCCTTTTTGGAGGACGCGGCCGATCAATCATCCGCTGCCCAATCAAGGATCAACCTGGGTAATGTCTTTAAGGATCAGGGAAAAATTCAACTTGCATCCGAGTATTATTACAGCGCATTAAAGGAGTACGAGCAGGTAAAAGATATCGAAGGACAGGCACAGGTGTTCGCCAATCTCGGACTATTGTACCAGGATCAGGGTGATCTGGACAAGGCGCTGGAATTCGAATTGAAAAGCCTTGCATTGTGCAGGCAGGTCGATAACAAGACCGGCATTGGACATACCCTTCTGACACTGGGGTACATGTATCTCCAAAGAGAAGATACGGTCAAAGGAGTCGGGTACAGCAAGTTGAGCCTGGAGCAGTTCAGGGCGATCAATGATCAGTCGGGAATGGCGGCAGCGCTTGTCAACCTGGCCTTTATTTGTCGCCTGACCGGGAAACTGGATGAGGCTGAGCGTTACTCACGGCAAGCTATGTCCATTCACCAATTGTTGAATGAAAAGGACGGCTTATCTCAAGACTATTATAATCTGTGTGCCATCTATGTTATGCAGAAAGATTTTCCTAAGGCGATTTCCTTCGGGCGGGACGCCCTGAGATTGAGTCAGGAATTGGGGTATCCGCAGAACATTCGCAATTCGGCGCAAAGCCTTGTGTCGGCCTACAAAGGAGCTGGCATGTATCCACAGGCGTTTGACATGCTGTATTTATATACACGGATGAATGACAGCATCAATAATCGGGAGCTGCGGAAGAATCTGATCAGACGTCAGTTGCAATACGATTACGACCGGAAAGCGCTGGCAGACAGCATTCGGAATGTGGCCGAACGACAACTCGTCACCGAACGGCTCCGTAAGGAGCGGGCACAGCGACTGGCACTTTGGGGTGGATTAATAATGACCCTTGTATTCGGAGGCTTCATCTATAATCGCTTCCTCGTCACGCGTCGACAGAAGATCCAGATCAGTCAGGAAAAGCAGAGAAGTGACGAATTACTCTTGAATATTTTGCCTGAAGAAGTAGCGGAGGAGTTGAAAACCAAAGGAAGTGCCGATGCGCGTTTGTTCGATGATGTAACGGTGATGTTCACGGATTTTAAAAATTTCACACTCATTTCCGAACGTTTGAGTCCGACAGAGCTGGTAAACGAGATCCACACCTGTTTTAAGGCATTCGATCAGATCATCTCCAAGCATAATATTGAGAAGATCAAGACGATCGGGGATGCCTATATGTGTGCCGGAGGTTTACCGATTGCCAATAAGACCAATGCCATGGATGTTGTGAATGCCGCTCTTGAAATTCAAAAGTTCATGGCCGAGTTGTCTTCTGAACGGAAAGCTGCCGGAAGAGAAGTGTTCGAAATACGAATCGGCATCCATACCGGTCCTGTCGTGGCGGGAATCGTTGGCGTGAAAAAATTCGCGTATGATATTTGGGGCGATACCGTGAACATCGCGGCCCGAATGGAATCGTCCGGTGAGGTCGGTAAGGTGAATATCAGCGAGAACACGTATGCATTGGTGAGGCACAGATTCAAGTGTATCCATCGCGGAATGATTGAAGCGAAGCATAAAGGGCAGATCAATATGTACTTTGTAGAGGAGTAG
- a CDS encoding T9SS type A sorting domain-containing protein, whose amino-acid sequence MSPVVSQAQTVELVGDINPGGNSSVTQKIDLGGTLIFSAYEPTHGAEIWKSDGTPGGTSLLKDINPGTGNANINNLIVYDGKVYFSADDGTHGREIWVTDGSAAGTVMLKDIDPAGNGSFSYPIVFDNRLFFVANDGVHGSEWWTTDGTAGNTQLFVDSSSVGGSPANPYIFNDELYYAYLQPGIGVEPWVTNGTPAGTRLLTNINMTASMNSSPAEFREYNSFLYFSADDGLTGSEVWVTDGTASGTSQLVDLRPGTLGSAPRHFFPYNNRLYFEAADGTTGTEVWMTDGTATGTSLLSDIHPTGNADPIGFTLYGGNLFFSATDGVHGREPWLSDGTAGGTFLLKDINPAGSSMPGYFTFSLNPVEYDGKLFFVADAGSNGYELWTTDGSGSGTLLLPFSGGSGSGPLAAFNEFVLCGGFLYFDANYDGTGEDLYRVAAGGATVEEDLPEEPVLFPNPSTGLIQLRLPAFCHDVYFEVTDLAGRTLLLEKNTGLRQLDLSDFPPAVYLLRIQWQDGSKTVRLVKTGSGR is encoded by the coding sequence ATGTCACCTGTTGTTAGTCAGGCACAGACAGTCGAATTGGTTGGCGACATCAACCCGGGTGGAAACTCCTCGGTGACGCAGAAAATCGATTTGGGTGGAACATTGATTTTCTCCGCCTATGAACCGACGCACGGTGCGGAGATTTGGAAATCCGATGGAACTCCGGGCGGTACGAGCCTGCTGAAAGACATCAACCCCGGAACAGGGAATGCCAACATCAACAACCTCATCGTGTACGACGGTAAGGTGTATTTCAGCGCCGATGATGGAACGCACGGACGAGAGATCTGGGTTACCGACGGGAGTGCCGCCGGGACCGTCATGCTAAAGGACATTGATCCTGCAGGAAACGGATCGTTCTCGTATCCGATAGTCTTCGATAACCGGTTGTTTTTCGTTGCCAATGACGGGGTACATGGATCCGAGTGGTGGACGACCGACGGAACGGCAGGCAATACACAGCTATTCGTCGACAGCAGCAGTGTCGGTGGCAGCCCGGCCAATCCGTACATTTTCAACGATGAGTTGTATTATGCCTACCTGCAGCCGGGCATCGGCGTTGAGCCTTGGGTGACAAACGGAACACCAGCCGGTACGCGTCTGCTGACCAATATCAATATGACCGCTTCGATGAATTCCAGTCCCGCTGAATTCAGGGAGTATAACAGCTTCTTGTACTTTTCAGCCGATGACGGACTCACCGGAAGCGAAGTCTGGGTGACGGACGGAACCGCTTCCGGTACCAGTCAGTTGGTGGACCTGCGACCCGGCACACTGGGATCCGCACCGCGGCACTTCTTTCCTTATAACAACCGACTCTACTTTGAAGCGGCAGATGGCACCACGGGTACAGAAGTTTGGATGACGGATGGTACCGCTACCGGGACAAGCCTGTTGAGCGATATCCATCCAACGGGGAACGCAGATCCTATCGGTTTTACACTGTACGGGGGTAACTTGTTTTTCAGTGCAACGGATGGTGTGCATGGTCGCGAACCCTGGTTGTCGGACGGCACGGCAGGAGGTACTTTCCTGTTGAAAGACATCAACCCGGCAGGTTCATCCATGCCCGGTTATTTCACCTTTTCCTTGAATCCTGTTGAATATGATGGGAAATTATTCTTTGTCGCCGATGCAGGTAGCAACGGCTATGAATTGTGGACGACCGACGGCTCCGGAAGTGGTACGCTCTTGCTGCCTTTTTCCGGGGGCAGCGGATCGGGTCCATTGGCTGCGTTCAACGAATTCGTGCTGTGCGGAGGGTTTCTCTATTTCGATGCCAACTACGATGGTACCGGAGAAGACCTTTACCGTGTAGCCGCAGGTGGTGCAACGGTGGAGGAAGATCTACCGGAAGAGCCGGTCCTTTTCCCCAACCCATCCACGGGCCTCATACAACTTCGCCTCCCGGCTTTCTGCCATGACGTTTACTTCGAAGTAACGGACCTGGCAGGCCGGACACTCCTGCTCGAAAAGAACACAGGCCTTCGTCAACTCGACTTATCGGATTTTCCGCCGGCTGTTTACCTGTTAAGGATTCAATGGCAGGATGGGAGCAAGACCGTCCGACTGGTGAAAACCGGAAGTGGTCGTTGA
- a CDS encoding epimerase — protein sequence MKVILTGSTGMVGEGVLEECLHNPLVEQVLLINRKTAGVSHPKVREILHPDFYDITPLVDQLKGYDACLFCMGVSSLGMKEDDYYKVTYTLTLSFAKTLAAFNPNMTFCYISGSGTDSSEKGRLMWARVKGKTENDLMKLPFKAVYNFRPAMLKPSKGARNVLPAYKYYGFLYPFLRPLSPGFFLTLRELGCAMIRAAANGYPKNILETRDILALSK from the coding sequence ATGAAAGTAATCCTCACCGGATCCACCGGCATGGTGGGCGAAGGCGTTCTGGAAGAATGCCTGCACAACCCGCTCGTGGAGCAGGTCCTGTTGATCAACCGTAAAACGGCGGGCGTTTCGCACCCGAAGGTGCGCGAGATCCTGCATCCGGATTTTTACGACATCACGCCCCTGGTCGATCAGCTGAAAGGCTACGATGCCTGTCTGTTCTGTATGGGAGTTTCTTCGCTTGGCATGAAGGAGGACGACTACTACAAGGTCACCTACACGCTCACCCTTTCGTTTGCGAAAACACTCGCCGCGTTCAACCCGAACATGACCTTCTGTTACATCTCGGGCTCGGGAACCGACAGTTCGGAAAAAGGACGGCTCATGTGGGCACGGGTGAAGGGCAAGACGGAAAACGACCTGATGAAGTTGCCGTTCAAGGCGGTGTACAATTTCAGGCCAGCCATGCTCAAGCCGTCGAAAGGCGCGCGTAACGTGCTCCCGGCGTATAAGTATTACGGTTTCCTGTATCCGTTCCTGCGTCCGTTGTCGCCCGGTTTTTTCCTCACGCTGCGGGAACTGGGTTGTGCGATGATCCGCGCCGCAGCGAACGGATATCCGAAAAACATCCTGGAGACACGCGATATCCTGGCCTTGTCAAAGTGA
- a CDS encoding YdeI/OmpD-associated family protein has translation MAKQNTHPKVDEQFARKGPWEKELSLLRKIALDSPLTEEFKWYQPCYTYEGNNVLILGGFKDFCTMSFFKGALLKDPEGILEKAGENTRSARIVRITDAKQVSKLAPVLKKYILEAVALEKSGTKFDFESTRTTEIPKEVAELFRKDKALGAAFKALTPGRQRGYLIFFQAARQAATRVARVEKYREKIMAGKGMQDR, from the coding sequence ATGGCAAAGCAAAACACCCATCCGAAAGTCGACGAGCAGTTTGCCCGGAAAGGTCCCTGGGAAAAGGAGCTGAGCCTGCTCCGCAAGATCGCCCTGGACAGTCCGCTCACCGAAGAGTTCAAGTGGTACCAGCCGTGTTACACGTACGAGGGTAACAACGTATTGATCCTGGGCGGCTTCAAGGATTTCTGCACCATGTCGTTTTTCAAGGGAGCCCTCTTGAAGGATCCGGAAGGCATTTTAGAGAAAGCGGGGGAGAACACACGCTCCGCTCGCATCGTGCGCATCACCGACGCGAAGCAGGTGTCGAAACTGGCGCCTGTCTTGAAGAAGTACATTCTTGAAGCTGTCGCATTGGAAAAGTCGGGTACGAAGTTCGATTTCGAATCCACCCGCACGACGGAGATTCCGAAAGAAGTAGCGGAGCTCTTCCGCAAAGACAAAGCGCTAGGCGCGGCCTTCAAGGCCCTTACGCCGGGAAGGCAACGCGGCTATCTCATCTTCTTTCAAGCCGCCAGGCAAGCCGCTACACGGGTGGCGCGCGTGGAGAAGTATCGGGAGAAGATTATGGCGGGGAAGGGGATGCAGGATAGATAA
- a CDS encoding beta-lactamase family protein has protein sequence MKHFLRLLLLFSMLTGFGLRAQTFNANLAAMLQDSLDYYVNAIPNIKGMSAGVYLPGQGYWQGQSGDSYAGQPITADMEFGIASNTKLFVSATMLKLAEDGLLSLDDSVSAWLPAHPYIDSAITIRQLLNHTSGVSDPIFASPWMDTINANPTRVFTSQEVLSWLGPPVFAPGASWSYSNVNYILAGMIAEAASGFSIAQLIRDSLLIPLGLDSTFYDVAEPELGTLAHRWWNSVDYQDTARTALNSAGGCAGAIFSTAGEMCQWYRALFGGDVLQPASMTELTRFVPTTSSVMDYGLGLDRETTLGLTYWGHGGSTWGYRSKMIYDTCAQAVVCGLSNSFPSGMEAVTYILYRVLVNQVPGCTGAISGPATVCSKDAAQIYTVPPIPNATDYVWTLPAGFIGNSTTNTIQVYIDTSAVSGTISVHGTNAYGDGASVFFPVVVKRVPVSASQSGNTVIADSVADTYQWVDCGLGYMILPGDTSAVLHPSNDGDYALIATLDGCTDTSACVVFRHSGIATTSSAYIRIFPNPSPGACTISAPEPISSLRITDSGGRILRSLRPGHPESRVDGLMPGFYIVHGELQNGRRFREKLIVQ, from the coding sequence ATGAAACATTTTCTTCGATTGCTGCTGTTGTTTTCGATGCTGACCGGCTTCGGTCTGCGGGCACAGACGTTCAATGCGAACCTGGCCGCCATGTTGCAGGATTCACTCGATTACTACGTGAACGCGATCCCGAACATCAAAGGGATGTCGGCTGGTGTTTACCTGCCCGGGCAGGGTTATTGGCAGGGACAAAGCGGTGATTCGTACGCGGGACAGCCGATCACGGCCGATATGGAATTCGGCATCGCGAGCAATACGAAACTGTTCGTCTCCGCCACGATGTTGAAGTTGGCCGAAGACGGACTGCTCTCGCTCGACGATTCGGTATCGGCCTGGCTGCCCGCGCATCCGTACATCGACTCCGCGATTACCATCCGGCAGTTGCTCAATCACACCAGCGGGGTGTCCGACCCGATCTTCGCCTCACCCTGGATGGATACGATCAACGCCAACCCGACCCGGGTGTTCACATCGCAGGAAGTGCTGAGCTGGCTGGGACCGCCGGTGTTCGCGCCCGGCGCAAGCTGGAGCTATTCGAATGTCAACTACATCCTCGCCGGCATGATCGCGGAAGCCGCGAGTGGTTTTTCCATCGCGCAACTGATCCGCGACAGCCTGCTGATCCCACTTGGCCTCGACAGCACCTTCTACGATGTCGCCGAACCCGAACTCGGCACGCTCGCGCACCGCTGGTGGAACAGCGTCGACTATCAAGATACCGCCCGCACCGCACTCAACAGCGCGGGTGGTTGCGCGGGCGCGATCTTCTCCACCGCCGGGGAGATGTGCCAGTGGTATCGTGCCCTGTTCGGCGGAGACGTGCTGCAACCGGCGTCGATGACTGAGTTGACGCGCTTCGTTCCCACAACCTCTTCGGTTATGGATTACGGCCTCGGCCTCGACCGCGAAACCACCCTGGGTCTCACTTATTGGGGACACGGCGGCTCCACCTGGGGTTACCGCAGTAAGATGATCTACGACACCTGCGCGCAGGCCGTTGTCTGCGGACTTTCCAATTCGTTTCCATCGGGCATGGAAGCCGTGACGTACATCCTCTATCGGGTGCTGGTCAACCAGGTGCCGGGCTGTACCGGCGCGATCAGCGGTCCCGCCACCGTATGCAGTAAAGATGCCGCGCAGATTTACACGGTCCCACCGATTCCGAACGCGACCGACTATGTCTGGACGCTTCCTGCCGGTTTCATCGGCAACAGCACGACCAACACGATCCAGGTGTACATCGACACCTCGGCGGTTTCCGGTACGATCTCGGTGCACGGCACCAACGCCTACGGCGACGGAGCAAGCGTATTCTTTCCGGTCGTCGTGAAACGCGTACCGGTCAGCGCGTCCCAATCGGGGAACACGGTCATCGCGGACTCGGTTGCCGACACCTACCAATGGGTAGACTGCGGCCTTGGTTACATGATCCTACCCGGCGATACATCGGCCGTATTGCATCCCTCGAACGACGGCGACTACGCGCTGATCGCGACGCTCGACGGTTGCACGGATACCTCCGCCTGTGTGGTCTTTCGCCACAGCGGTATCGCGACAACTTCATCCGCGTATATCCGGATATTTCCGAACCCGTCTCCCGGCGCATGCACGATAAGCGCGCCGGAGCCGATCAGCAGCTTGCGCATCACCGATTCGGGCGGACGCATCCTGCGTTCCTTGCGCCCCGGCCATCCGGAATCGCGCGTTGACGGCCTGATGCCGGGGTTTTATATCGTACACGGCGAATTGCAAAACGGACGTCGGTTCAGGGAAAAACTGATCGTGCAATGA